In Gossypium hirsutum isolate 1008001.06 chromosome D01, Gossypium_hirsutum_v2.1, whole genome shotgun sequence, the genomic window AAGTTTCGGAGGTAGAACTAATCTATAAGCTACAcgaccaattctttctatgatctCATATGGCTTGATGAACCTTGGGCTCAACTTTCCTTTTCTGTCGAACTgaagcactttcttccatggtgagacttttaGAAATACTTGATCACCAACAGCGAATTCTATATCTTTTCCTTTCAAattcgcatatgatttctgaaGATCTAACGTTGCTTTTAAATAGTCATGAATTATCCAAAGCTTATCTTCCATGTCATGTATCAAATTAGTACCAACTAACTTAGATTCACTCAACTCTGAAAATACAACGGTGTTCTGCATTTTCTCTCGTATAAATCCTCGAACGATGACATTTTGATACTGGA contains:
- the LOC107921603 gene encoding uncharacterized protein; its protein translation is MQNTVVFSELSESKLVGTNLIHDMEDKLWIIHDYLKATLDLQKSYANLKGKDIEFAVGDQVFLKVSPWKKVLQFDRKGKLSPRFIKPYEIIERIGRVAYRLVLPPKLKKIHNIFHILMLRRYRSDPTYVITPCEVEIQPNLSYSEEAVKILARKVKELRNKRMSLVKDLWNRHGVEEATWETEESMKS